One Felis catus isolate Fca126 chromosome D1, F.catus_Fca126_mat1.0, whole genome shotgun sequence DNA segment encodes these proteins:
- the LOC123380681 gene encoding keratin-associated protein 5-5-like isoform X1, whose protein sequence is MGCCGCSGGCGSSCGGCGSSCGGCGSSCCVPVCCCKPVCCCKPVCCCVPACACSSGGSCGGSKGGCGSCGGSKGGCGSCGGSKGGCGSCGGSKGGCGSCGSCGCCQSSCCKPCCCQSSCCQSSCCKPCCCQSSCCKPCCCQSSCCKPCCCQSSCCKPCCCQSCCCKPCCCSSGCGSSCSQSSCCVPVCCQCKV, encoded by the coding sequence ATGGGCTGCTGTggctgttctggaggctgtggctccagctgtggGGGCTGCGGCTCCAGCTGTGGGGGCTGCGGCTCCAGCTGCTGTGTGCCCGTGTGCTGCTGCAAGCCCGTGTGCTGCTGCAAGCCCGTgtgctgctgtgtgccagcctgTGCCTGTTCCAGCGGCGGCTcgtgtgggggctccaagggaggctgtggctcctgtgggggctccaaggggggctgtggctcctgtgggggctccaaggggggctgtggctcctgtgggggctccaaggggggctgtggctcctgtggctcctgtggctgctgccagtccagctgctgcaagccctgctgctgccagtccagctgctgccagtccagctgctgcaagccctgctgctgccagtccagctgctgcaagccctgctgctgccagtccagctgctgcaagccctgctgctgccagtccagctgctgcaagccctgctgctgccagtcctGCTGCTGCAAGCCCTGCTGCTGCTCTTCCGGCTGTGGGTCCTCCTGCAGCCAATCCAGCTGCTGTGTCCCCGTTTGCTGCCAGTGCAAGGTCtga
- the LOC123380681 gene encoding keratin-associated protein 5-6-like isoform X2, translating into MGCCGCSGGCGSSCGGCGSSCGGCGSSCCVPVCCCKPVCCCKPVCCCGGCGSCGGSKGGCGSCGGSKGGCGSCGGSKGGCGSCGSCGCCQSSCCKPCCCQSSCCQSSCCKPCCCQSSCCKPCCCHQSSCCVPVCCQCKV; encoded by the exons ATGGGCTGCTGTggctgttctggaggctgtggctccagctgtggGGGCTGCGGCTCCAGCTGTGGGGGCTGCGGCTCCAGCTGCTGTGTGCCCGTGTGCTGCTGCAAGCCCGTGTGCTGCTGCAAGCCCGTgtgctgctgt ggaggctgtggctcctgtgggggctccaaggggggctgtggctcctgtgggggctccaaggggggctgtggctcctgtgggggctccaaggggggctgtggctcctgtggctcctgtggctgctgccagtccagctgctgcaagccctgctgctgccagtccagctgctgccagtccagctgctgcaagccctgctgctgccagtccagctgctgcaagccctgctgctgcca CCAATCCAGCTGCTGTGTCCCCGTTTGCTGCCAGTGCAAGGTCtga